The Acanthochromis polyacanthus isolate Apoly-LR-REF ecotype Palm Island chromosome 2, KAUST_Apoly_ChrSc, whole genome shotgun sequence genome contains a region encoding:
- the zgc:123258 gene encoding signal peptide peptidase-like 2A isoform X1, which translates to MEGAVRLGLLSVIFFASQINCQEAILHISSGDSYREYCIVHNHSWTPLSETLDDAVQYPLVNWTSTLLCNASNIPPDSVKGKAIVVMRGECDFSQKALVAQSLGAKTLLIASNEPLITPSANASEYAKVNISLALMRHRDFLEAQQAFSEEMQVKLYAPPYSKIDPSIAVILLIAVVTVTLGGYWSGAYERDRLNSGVADTERGENKADSGQLSLYSPLKVIIFVAMMCGMLVLMYFFYHVLVYVIIAIFCLASASALFSCIDAVFEKIGCGTLSFSVRNWNFSVRSILLAAVCISISVVWAVYRNEDRWIWILQDLLGIAFCLNFMKTISLSNFKICVILLSLLLVYDVFFVFITPFFTKNGVSIMVQVALGPDASGEKTQGDMVVVPAEPQPPSEKLPVVMRVPRFLAWAQNLCGMQFSILGYGDIIVPGLLVAYCSRFDVWIKSSKKIYFVSCCIAYLLGMLLTFAVMLLSGMGQPALLYLVPFTVITSAVVAGCRGEMKMFWAGTTYEVLDSSREPLLPEGRTRQSIEAERC; encoded by the exons ATAAATTGCCAAGAGGCAATCTTGCACATTTCAAGTGGAGATTCATATCGGGAGTACTGTATCGTTCACAATCACTCCTGGACCCCCCTTTCAGAAACTCTGGATGATGCA GTACAGTACCCCTTGGTGAATTGGACCTCCACTCTGCTGTGTAATGCCTCAAACATCCCTCCAGATTCAGTAAAGGGTAAAGCGATAGTGGTGATGAGAGGGGAGTGTGATTTTAGCCAGAAAGCTCTAGTTGCTCAGAGCCTTGGGGCTAAAACTTTACTCATTGCCAGCAATGAGCCATTG ATAACTCCATCCGCCAATGCTTCGGAATACGCCAAGGTCAATATTTCTCTGGCTCTCATGAGGCATAGGGACTTCCTGGAAGCACAGCAG GCGTTTAGTGAAGAGATGCAGGTGAAGCTATACGCTCCACCTTACTCAAAGATTGATCCAAGCATTGCAGTCATCCTGCTGATTGCTGTTGTCACAGTCACGTTGGGTGGCTACTGGAGCGGAGCATATGAGAG GGACCGGTTGAACAGTGGTGTGGCAGACACAGAAAGGGGAGAAAACAAAGCAGACAGCGGACAGCTTTCCCTGTACTCTCCACTCAAAGTGATTATCTTTGTCGCCATGATGTGTGGGATGCTGGTCCTAATGTACTTCTTCTACCATGTCCTTG tttacgTCATCATTGCCATATTCTGCCTGGCATCTGCCTCTGCACTGTTCAGCTGTATAGATGCAGTGTTTGAAAAAATTGGTTGTGGCACTTTAAG CTTCTCTGTCCGAAATTGGAATTTCTCGGTGAGATCTATCCTGCTGGCTGCTGTGTGCATCAGCATCAGCGTGGTGTGGGCAGTTTACAGAAATGAAGACAG GTGGATCTGGATCTTGCAGGACCTACTTGGCATTGCTTTCTGTCTCAACTTCATGAAGACCATTTCATTGTCCAATTTCAAG ATCTGTGTGATTCTTCTGAGTCTCCTGCTTGTGTatgatgtcttctttgtgttcATCACTCCTTTCTTCACCAAG AATGGAGTCAGCATTATGGTGCAGGTTGCCCTGGGCCCCGATGCATCTGGAGAGAAG ACGCAAGGGGACATGGTGGTGGTCCCTGCAGAACCCCAGCCTCCCTCTGAGAAA ctgCCTGTGGTGATGCGTGTCCCACGGTTCTTAGCTTGGGCTCAGAACCTGTGTGGGATGCAGTTCTCCATTCTAGGTTACGGAGATATCATTGTTCCAG GTCTCCTGGTGGCATACTGCAGCAGGTTTGATGTTTGGATCAagagcagcaagaagatctATTTCGTCAGCTGCTGCATAG CCTATCTGCTGGGAATGCTGCTGACATTTGCTGTGATGCTGCTGTCAGGGATGGGCCAGCCCGCTCTTCTCTACTTAGTGCCCTTTACCGTGATAACCTCTGCTGTGGTGGCAGGGTGCAGGGGGgagatgaagatgttctggGCAGGAACCACCTATGAG GTCTTGGACTCATCCAGAGAGCCTTTGCTGCCAG agGGAAGAACTCGTCAGTCCATAGAAGCCGAAAGATGCTGA
- the zgc:123258 gene encoding signal peptide peptidase-like 2A isoform X2 produces MEGAVRLGLLSVIFFASQINCQEAILHISSGDSYREYCIVHNHSWTPLSETLDDAVQYPLVNWTSTLLCNASNIPPDSVKGKAIVVMRGECDFSQKALVAQSLGAKTLLIASNEPLITPSANASEYAKVNISLALMRHRDFLEAQQAFSEEMQVKLYAPPYSKIDPSIAVILLIAVVTVTLGGYWSGAYERDRLNSGVADTERGENKADSGQLSLYSPLKVIIFVAMMCGMLVLMYFFYHVLVYVIIAIFCLASASALFSCIDAVFEKIGCGTLSFSVRNWNFSVRSILLAAVCISISVVWAVYRNEDRWIWILQDLLGIAFCLNFMKTISLSNFKICVILLSLLLVYDVFFVFITPFFTKNGVSIMVQVALGPDASGEKTQGDMVVVPAEPQPPSEKLPVVMRVPRFLAWAQNLCGMQFSILGYGDIIVPGLLVAYCSRFDVWIKSSKKIYFVSCCIAYLLGMLLTFAVMLLSGMGQPALLYLVPFTVITSAVVAGCRGEMKMFWAGTTYEREELVSP; encoded by the exons ATAAATTGCCAAGAGGCAATCTTGCACATTTCAAGTGGAGATTCATATCGGGAGTACTGTATCGTTCACAATCACTCCTGGACCCCCCTTTCAGAAACTCTGGATGATGCA GTACAGTACCCCTTGGTGAATTGGACCTCCACTCTGCTGTGTAATGCCTCAAACATCCCTCCAGATTCAGTAAAGGGTAAAGCGATAGTGGTGATGAGAGGGGAGTGTGATTTTAGCCAGAAAGCTCTAGTTGCTCAGAGCCTTGGGGCTAAAACTTTACTCATTGCCAGCAATGAGCCATTG ATAACTCCATCCGCCAATGCTTCGGAATACGCCAAGGTCAATATTTCTCTGGCTCTCATGAGGCATAGGGACTTCCTGGAAGCACAGCAG GCGTTTAGTGAAGAGATGCAGGTGAAGCTATACGCTCCACCTTACTCAAAGATTGATCCAAGCATTGCAGTCATCCTGCTGATTGCTGTTGTCACAGTCACGTTGGGTGGCTACTGGAGCGGAGCATATGAGAG GGACCGGTTGAACAGTGGTGTGGCAGACACAGAAAGGGGAGAAAACAAAGCAGACAGCGGACAGCTTTCCCTGTACTCTCCACTCAAAGTGATTATCTTTGTCGCCATGATGTGTGGGATGCTGGTCCTAATGTACTTCTTCTACCATGTCCTTG tttacgTCATCATTGCCATATTCTGCCTGGCATCTGCCTCTGCACTGTTCAGCTGTATAGATGCAGTGTTTGAAAAAATTGGTTGTGGCACTTTAAG CTTCTCTGTCCGAAATTGGAATTTCTCGGTGAGATCTATCCTGCTGGCTGCTGTGTGCATCAGCATCAGCGTGGTGTGGGCAGTTTACAGAAATGAAGACAG GTGGATCTGGATCTTGCAGGACCTACTTGGCATTGCTTTCTGTCTCAACTTCATGAAGACCATTTCATTGTCCAATTTCAAG ATCTGTGTGATTCTTCTGAGTCTCCTGCTTGTGTatgatgtcttctttgtgttcATCACTCCTTTCTTCACCAAG AATGGAGTCAGCATTATGGTGCAGGTTGCCCTGGGCCCCGATGCATCTGGAGAGAAG ACGCAAGGGGACATGGTGGTGGTCCCTGCAGAACCCCAGCCTCCCTCTGAGAAA ctgCCTGTGGTGATGCGTGTCCCACGGTTCTTAGCTTGGGCTCAGAACCTGTGTGGGATGCAGTTCTCCATTCTAGGTTACGGAGATATCATTGTTCCAG GTCTCCTGGTGGCATACTGCAGCAGGTTTGATGTTTGGATCAagagcagcaagaagatctATTTCGTCAGCTGCTGCATAG CCTATCTGCTGGGAATGCTGCTGACATTTGCTGTGATGCTGCTGTCAGGGATGGGCCAGCCCGCTCTTCTCTACTTAGTGCCCTTTACCGTGATAACCTCTGCTGTGGTGGCAGGGTGCAGGGGGgagatgaagatgttctggGCAGGAACCACCTATGAG agGGAAGAACTCGTCAGTCCATAG
- the zgc:123258 gene encoding signal peptide peptidase-like 2A isoform X3 translates to MEGAVRLGLLSVIFFASQINCQEAILHISSGDSYREYCIVHNHSWTPLSETLDDAVQYPLVNWTSTLLCNASNIPPDSVKGKAIVVMRGECDFSQKALVAQSLGAKTLLIASNEPLITPSANASEYAKVNISLALMRHRDFLEAQQAFSEEMQVKLYAPPYSKIDPSIAVILLIAVVTVTLGGYWSGAYERDRLNSGVADTERGENKADSGQLSLYSPLKVIIFVAMMCGMLVLMYFFYHVLVYVIIAIFCLASASALFSCIDAVFEKIGCGTLSFSVRNWNFSVRSILLAAVCISISVVWAVYRNEDRWIWILQDLLGIAFCLNFMKTISLSNFKICVILLSLLLVYDVFFVFITPFFTKNGVSIMVQVALGPDASGEKLPVVMRVPRFLAWAQNLCGMQFSILGYGDIIVPGLLVAYCSRFDVWIKSSKKIYFVSCCIAYLLGMLLTFAVMLLSGMGQPALLYLVPFTVITSAVVAGCRGEMKMFWAGTTYEVLDSSREPLLPEGRTRQSIEAERC, encoded by the exons ATAAATTGCCAAGAGGCAATCTTGCACATTTCAAGTGGAGATTCATATCGGGAGTACTGTATCGTTCACAATCACTCCTGGACCCCCCTTTCAGAAACTCTGGATGATGCA GTACAGTACCCCTTGGTGAATTGGACCTCCACTCTGCTGTGTAATGCCTCAAACATCCCTCCAGATTCAGTAAAGGGTAAAGCGATAGTGGTGATGAGAGGGGAGTGTGATTTTAGCCAGAAAGCTCTAGTTGCTCAGAGCCTTGGGGCTAAAACTTTACTCATTGCCAGCAATGAGCCATTG ATAACTCCATCCGCCAATGCTTCGGAATACGCCAAGGTCAATATTTCTCTGGCTCTCATGAGGCATAGGGACTTCCTGGAAGCACAGCAG GCGTTTAGTGAAGAGATGCAGGTGAAGCTATACGCTCCACCTTACTCAAAGATTGATCCAAGCATTGCAGTCATCCTGCTGATTGCTGTTGTCACAGTCACGTTGGGTGGCTACTGGAGCGGAGCATATGAGAG GGACCGGTTGAACAGTGGTGTGGCAGACACAGAAAGGGGAGAAAACAAAGCAGACAGCGGACAGCTTTCCCTGTACTCTCCACTCAAAGTGATTATCTTTGTCGCCATGATGTGTGGGATGCTGGTCCTAATGTACTTCTTCTACCATGTCCTTG tttacgTCATCATTGCCATATTCTGCCTGGCATCTGCCTCTGCACTGTTCAGCTGTATAGATGCAGTGTTTGAAAAAATTGGTTGTGGCACTTTAAG CTTCTCTGTCCGAAATTGGAATTTCTCGGTGAGATCTATCCTGCTGGCTGCTGTGTGCATCAGCATCAGCGTGGTGTGGGCAGTTTACAGAAATGAAGACAG GTGGATCTGGATCTTGCAGGACCTACTTGGCATTGCTTTCTGTCTCAACTTCATGAAGACCATTTCATTGTCCAATTTCAAG ATCTGTGTGATTCTTCTGAGTCTCCTGCTTGTGTatgatgtcttctttgtgttcATCACTCCTTTCTTCACCAAG AATGGAGTCAGCATTATGGTGCAGGTTGCCCTGGGCCCCGATGCATCTGGAGAGAAG ctgCCTGTGGTGATGCGTGTCCCACGGTTCTTAGCTTGGGCTCAGAACCTGTGTGGGATGCAGTTCTCCATTCTAGGTTACGGAGATATCATTGTTCCAG GTCTCCTGGTGGCATACTGCAGCAGGTTTGATGTTTGGATCAagagcagcaagaagatctATTTCGTCAGCTGCTGCATAG CCTATCTGCTGGGAATGCTGCTGACATTTGCTGTGATGCTGCTGTCAGGGATGGGCCAGCCCGCTCTTCTCTACTTAGTGCCCTTTACCGTGATAACCTCTGCTGTGGTGGCAGGGTGCAGGGGGgagatgaagatgttctggGCAGGAACCACCTATGAG GTCTTGGACTCATCCAGAGAGCCTTTGCTGCCAG agGGAAGAACTCGTCAGTCCATAGAAGCCGAAAGATGCTGA